From Sulfuracidifex tepidarius, one genomic window encodes:
- a CDS encoding nicotinate phosphoribosyltransferase, translating into MKLYIAGEEEIKNGDITDVYFDRTFRALTYLGLKDIRVRMEFHCYGLPNGYSWGVFSGLEEALKLLEGRNVTVYAMDEGTIFREIEPVMIIEGNYLDFGKLETALLGVLRHESSIATKAARIKSMAIDKQMTFFGLRALHPAIAPMADRAAYIGGMDGVSGLMSERYIGIRPSGTMPHALMLSVGDNVTAWKAFDESVEPDVPRVVLVDTFDDERNEALKAALTLKERLYGIRLDTPSSRRGNFKKIIKEIRWTLDINGFTKVKIIASGGLDEKDVMELRDVVDGFGIGTSVAFPPSIDFSADIVEKYEGGKWTPFTKRGKWPGAKQVFRCGNEDKIVLLDQAVDGCEPLLKPYMKDGKLVRELPSPMQIREKVISQLKVMNPDGNN; encoded by the coding sequence ATGAAGCTTTACATTGCGGGAGAAGAGGAGATTAAGAATGGGGATATCACAGATGTCTACTTTGATAGGACGTTCAGAGCTTTGACCTATCTTGGTTTAAAAGACATCAGAGTGAGAATGGAATTTCACTGTTACGGACTTCCAAATGGATATTCTTGGGGAGTGTTTTCGGGTCTCGAGGAAGCCCTGAAGCTATTAGAAGGTAGGAACGTTACAGTTTATGCGATGGATGAAGGTACAATCTTCAGGGAAATAGAACCGGTTATGATTATTGAGGGAAATTACTTAGACTTTGGTAAATTAGAGACTGCCCTACTTGGCGTTCTAAGGCATGAGAGCAGCATAGCAACTAAAGCAGCTAGAATAAAGTCTATGGCAATCGACAAGCAGATGACTTTCTTCGGCTTAAGGGCTCTACATCCAGCCATTGCTCCAATGGCAGACAGAGCAGCTTATATAGGAGGAATGGATGGAGTGTCAGGACTCATGAGCGAACGCTACATAGGAATCAGACCTTCTGGAACCATGCCCCACGCACTCATGCTGTCAGTGGGGGACAACGTTACTGCATGGAAGGCCTTTGACGAATCCGTTGAACCTGATGTTCCCAGGGTAGTTCTAGTAGATACTTTCGATGACGAAAGGAACGAGGCATTGAAGGCAGCCCTCACATTAAAAGAGAGACTTTACGGTATACGGTTAGATACTCCCTCCAGCAGAAGGGGTAACTTCAAGAAGATCATCAAGGAGATAAGATGGACCTTAGACATAAATGGTTTTACCAAGGTAAAGATAATCGCTAGTGGAGGTCTGGATGAGAAGGACGTGATGGAGCTTCGCGACGTCGTCGATGGTTTCGGGATAGGTACTTCCGTAGCCTTTCCACCAAGCATCGACTTCAGTGCTGACATAGTAGAGAAGTACGAAGGAGGAAAATGGACACCCTTCACGAAAAGGGGGAAGTGGCCTGGGGCTAAGCAGGTGTTCAGATGTGGAAATGAAGATAAAATAGTCCTTCTAGATCAAGCTGTAGATGGATGTGAACCTCTACTGAAGCCTTACATGAAGGATGGAAAGCTAGTTCGCGAGCTCCCATCTCCGATGCAGATAAGGGAGAAGGTGATATCACAGCTCAAAGTTATGAACCCTGATGGGAATAATTAA